The window GGGCTTCCACCACAGTCCGAATGGAGGCAAAAGAGATCAGCGCCAGAACCGTAAGACCGGCCGCCTGTACAGCCCCGAGGCGTTGCGCCTCCAGCTGATGGGGGTGCGTGCCGAGTATCCGGATCTGCTGCTCGACGTGGCGGTCTGGGACTGGCATGGGCTGCGCATCGAGCTCAAGGACCTCGATGGGGAACTGAGCACGAATCAACGGCCCTGGCTGGTGCGCCTGCGCCGGGAGGGCTATCTCGCGGACGTGGCGCGCGGGTGGCGCGACGCCCGCCGCCTCACCCTCGAGTACCTCTCCGGGCAGTTCACCGAGTACCGCTGGTCGCCCCGATTCGCCGATCGGCACCAGACCCTTCCCCCTACCCACTTGATGCCCGCAGCAAGCGGGTAAGGTAACTTTTGAACGGCATTTCGCAATTTTGAAGCAGAGCGTCTGGAGCGCACTCTTAGCTCCAGGGTAGGGTGCTTACCTAAAAAACAACGCTCCAGACAACTTTATCCTGACATCCTGCGCTGCTTTTCCTACAGGCGGCATCGGGAGCCGTTCGAAGTCTCTCTCAACTTCCTGGGGGAAGGAAATTCCCTCCTCCGCCATTCTCATAACCTCTTGTTCAGGCAATCAGGAACTTGGCTGAACGGGGGAAGCTGGCGAGAGCCGTATGGTTCTCGTTTGCCCCCGAATTATATCGCCGAGTGCTTCATCTAAAGTAGGAGTTACTCAATGCCCTCCAGCACGTACTTTCTAC is drawn from Deinococcus sp. Leaf326 and contains these coding sequences:
- a CDS encoding VRR-NUC domain-containing protein, which produces MSRALAAGLLAQAVAEDEAYARQPHSVLEQGWDEETHQQRFITWAAMTWPTLPALEGFHHSPNGGKRDQRQNRKTGRLYSPEALRLQLMGVRAEYPDLLLDVAVWDWHGLRIELKDLDGELSTNQRPWLVRLRREGYLADVARGWRDARRLTLEYLSGQFTEYRWSPRFADRHQTLPPTHLMPAASG